In Gemmatimonadota bacterium, the genomic window GCGTTGGTCACGAGCAGCACTTCGACACCGAACCGGCGCATTACCTCGAGAGGATAGGCGATCTGCCGCGCGTCGTAACCCTCGTACAGGTGGATCCGTCCCTGCATCAAAATCACGGATGCATCGCCCAAAGCGCCGAAGACCAGGTTGCCCTCGTGGCCTTTAACGGTCGATACGGGAAAATGGGGGATGGAACCGTAGGGAACAACGGATTTCTTTTCGACCGCCCGGACGCACGACCCGAATCCGGTACCCAGGATCATGCCGAAGCGGGCGGCCGCGAACCCCTTCGAACCCAGGAAGTCCGCAGTCGCGTCCAACGGATCATGACGGGGCATGGCGCGGCACTTTCAAACGGTTACCTCGTCTCCTTCGACGGCTGAATGCAACAAGGAGTCCATCATGAGCATCATTACGGTCGCCCGGGAATACGGCAGCGGTGGGAGGGACGTTGCGAGGATCGTCGCTGACCGCCTCGGTTATGATTGCGTGGACAAGGAACTTATCGCCGAAACCGCCCATGCCGCGGGCGTTTCGGAGGATGTCGTCGAGCAACTGGATGAAGTGGGCGAATCGCCCATTCGGCGCTTTCTCGGCGAACTGTTCACCCCTTCGACCGTCTACTCCCTTTCCCCGGAATACCCGCCCCTCATCTGGCCCTACGTTCCCGGCGACGACGAGGGGACGAAGGACCCCACCTCCCTGAAGAACACCTTCCTGGACCGGGACGAATACCTCCAGATCCTCCAGGATACCATCCGTTCGCTGGCCGACAGGCAGCACGTCATCATTGTAGGGCGCGGGTGCCAGTGCATCCTGACGGACCGCAAGGACGTTTTCCACACCCTGTTCGTCGCGCCATTCGAGTACCGGGTCGACGTCATTATGGACGAGATGAACCTCTCGCGGGACCGGGCCGCCGAACTCATCAAGGAAAAGGACCGGCAGCGGTCGCTGTACCTTCAGCACAACTACCATCGCGACTGGAAGGACCCGACGCTGTACCACGCGGTCTTCAACACGTCCCGCACGTCGTGGGAGAACATGGCCGACATCGTGATCGACTTCCGCCGCAGACTCTTCGGCGACGACGAATGAAAGCCCGTTCACCCTGATGAACCGCCAAGAAAGATAACCCCGGTCAGCATATGTGTCAACCGGCGGCCGCTGCAGCGCGGACCGCAAACCGGTAAGGAACGGCTATGAATTACGAAGTATCGGACTTCAACAAGGAAGTGGTCGAACAGAGCCACACGGTCCCCGTGCTGGTCGATTTCTGGGCGGAATGGTGCGGCCCCTGCAAGATGCTGGGTCCCGTAATCGAATCCCTCGCCGAACGCCACTGGGACCGGTGGAAACTCGTGAAGGTCAACACGGAGGAGCACACGGACATCGCCCGGCAATACGGGATTCAGGGGATCCCTAACGTGAAGATGTTCGTCGACGGCGAAGTGCGGGACGAGTTTACCGGTGCGCTGCCGGAGCCCATGATCGAGCAGTGGCTCAGGAAAGCCCTGCCCAGTCCCCATGCGAGGCAGTTGGAAGAGGCGCTCCGGCTGCTTGAAGCCGGCGACCGGGACGCGTCCCGCGAGATGCTGGAGGCTGTACTGGCAGCCGAGCCGGACAACGAGCAGGCGGCGGTCTGTCTGGCGCGGACCTGGCTGGATGAAGACCCCGGCCAGAGCCTGGAGCTATTGAAGCCCATCGAACCGGGCACGGAATACCACGACTCGGCGGTTGTGCTGCGGACCATCGCGGAACTCTTCCTTCACCTGGACACGCCCGAAAACCTCGAGGACACCCCGGTCCGGCCCGTCTATGTCCAGGCAATTGAGCATCTGAGGCGGGAGGAATACGACCTGGCCCTGCAGCGCTTCATCGAGGTGCTGGAGAAGAACCGGACCTATGACGACGATGGGGCCAGGAGAAGCTGCGTCGCCATTTTCGGCATGCTCGGCGAGGACCATCCCACCACGCGGCAGTACCGCCGAGCGTTCAGCAACGCGTTGTACGCCTGATCACACCTGGTCGGCGGGACGCGGCCGGGCGCCCGGCCGAACGCCTGATCACACGCTAACCCACGCTCTCGCGCCTTGTCGCACACGCGCGGACGTCGGTCAAAGATGTATCACACGTCCAGGGGATTGGCCTTTTCGGGGTCGATTTCCAGCTTGCGCATGGCCCGCTCCGGGACCTCCGGAGAGAGGTCGCCTTTCCGGGCGAGGGCGTTGAGGGTGCCGAGGGTGATAAACCGGGCGTCCATCTCGAAGAAGTTACGCAGCGCCGGCCGGCTGTCGCTCCGCCCGAATCCGTCCGTCCCCAGCGAGACCACAGGGCCCGGCACCCAGCGCGCGATGGAATCCGGCAGCGTCCTGACATAATCGGAGGCCATGACGTACACGCCTCCAGTATCCTCGAGACATGCCGTGACATAGGGCACCCTGGGCGCTTCCGAAGGGTGCAGCAGGTTCCAGCGCTCGGCCTCCATGGCGTCGCGGCGCAGCTGCTTGTAACTCGTGACGCTCCAGACGTCCGCTTCCACGCCGAAGTCTTCCGCCAGCATCTCCTGGGCCTTCAGCGATTCGTTGATGATTGAACCGCTTCCGAAGAGGTGGGCCTTCGCCGTGCCCCCGTTCAGCGAACTGAGCCGGTACATGCCTTTCAGGATGCCTTCTTCCACCCCTTCCGGCATGGACGGCATGGCGTAGTTTTCGTTCTGCACGGTGATGTAGTAGAACAGGTCTTCCTGGTCGACGTACATGCGCCGTATGCCGTCCTTGATGATGGTCGCCAACTCGTAGGCGTAAGCCGGATCGTAGGTCAGCAGGTTGGGGACCGGGTCGGCCAGCAGGTGGCTTTGGCCGTCCTGGTGCTGGAGCCCCTCGCCGTTCAGCGTCGTCCGTCCCGCCGTTCCGCCCAGCAGAAAGCCCCGCGTGCGCATTTCCGCGGCGGCCCAGATCAGGTCGCCGACGCGCTGCAGGCCGAACATGGAATAGAAGATGAAGAAGGGGATCGTATTGACGCCGTGGGTCGAATAGGCCGTCCCGGCGGCCACGAAGGAGGACAGGGAGCCCGCCTCCGTGATGCCTTCCTCGAGGATCTGGCCGTCCTGCGCCTCCTTGTAGTAGAGGAGCGTGTCGATGTCCACCGGTTCGTAGAGCTGGCCGGCGTGGGAATAGATTCCGCACTGGCGGAAAAGGGCTTCCATGCCGAAGGTCCGGGCCTCGTCGGGTACGATGGGGACGATCAGCTTGCCGATTTCGGGTTCCCGCAGCAGGCGCGACAGCATCCGGGTGAACACCATGGTCGTCGAGACCTCGCGGCCGTCCGTTCCCGCCTTGAATTCGTCGAACACCTCGTCCGTCGGCGCGGAGGGCAGACCGGGATTCACGACGTTGCGCCGCGGAATGTAGCCGCCGAGACTCTCCCGCCGTTCCCGGATGTACTCCATTTCGGCGCTGTCCGCCGACGGCCTGAAATACGGCGCTTCGCGGACCTCGTCATCGGAAAGGGGGATGCCCAGTTCGGTGCGCAGATGGCGCAGCCCGTCCTCGTCGATCATCTTCTGCTGGTGGGCCGTGTTCTTGCCCTCGCCCCACTCGCCGAGGCCGTATCCCTTGATCGTCTTGGCCAGGATGACGGTCGGCGCGCCCGGATGTTCCACCGCCGCCTTGTACGCCGCATAGATCTTCTCCTGGTCGTGGCCGCCCCGGATGATGGTCCGCACGTGCTCGTCGGTGAGCAGCCTGGACATCTCCATGAGCTTGGGATGCACGCCGAAGAAATGCTCCCGCTGGTACTTGCCGTCCGAAACGGTGTACTTCTGGTACTGGCCGTCGACGATCTCGCCCATGCGCTTCACGAGCAGCCCTTCGTCGTCATGAGCAAGCAGGGGATCCCAGCCGCTGCCCCAGATGACCTTGATGACGTTCCATCCGGCCCCATGGAAAGCGGCTTCGAGTTCCTGTATGATCTTCCCGTTGCCCCGCACCGGGCCGTCCAGCCGCTGCAGGTTGCAGTTGACCACGAATATCAGGTTGTCCAGCTTCTCGCGCGCCGCCAGGGTAATGGCGCCAAGGGCCTCGGGTTCATCCGTTTCCCCGTCGCCGAGAAACGCCCAGACTTTGCAGCCGTTGCCCTGCTTGAGACCGCGGTCTTCCAGGTACCGGTTGAACCGGGCCTGGTAAATGGACATGATGGCGCTCAAGCCCATGGAGGCCGTGGGGAAGATCCAGAAGTCGGGCATGAGCCAAGGATGGGGGTATGAAGAGAGCCCCCCGCCCGGGCGCAACTCGCGGCGGAAATTGTCAAGGTGCTGTTCGTTGAACCGCCCCTCGATATAGGCCCGGGCGTAGATGCCCGGCGAGGAATGCGGCTGGAAGAATATCTGGTCGCCGTCGTACCCTTCGCCCGGTCCGCGGAAGAAGTGGTTGAATCCCACCTCGTAGAGGTTGCAGACCGAGGCGTAGGTGGCGATGTGGCCGCCTAAGGACTTGTCGGCCGTGTTGGCGCGGACCACCATGGCCATGGCGTTCCACCGGATGATGTTGCGGATCCGGTGCTCGAGTTCGTCGCTGCCGGGATAGGGCGGCTGCTGGTCGGGCGGGATGGTGTTGAT contains:
- the aceE gene encoding pyruvate dehydrogenase (acetyl-transferring), homodimeric type codes for the protein MTQDSSRSEYEIDLDRVESLEWLESLDYVLQHSGPGRVRQLIAQLQAHARGKGVRLPFAENTPYINTIPPDQQPPYPGSDELEHRIRNIIRWNAMAMVVRANTADKSLGGHIATYASVCNLYEVGFNHFFRGPGEGYDGDQIFFQPHSSPGIYARAYIEGRFNEQHLDNFRRELRPGGGLSSYPHPWLMPDFWIFPTASMGLSAIMSIYQARFNRYLEDRGLKQGNGCKVWAFLGDGETDEPEALGAITLAAREKLDNLIFVVNCNLQRLDGPVRGNGKIIQELEAAFHGAGWNVIKVIWGSGWDPLLAHDDEGLLVKRMGEIVDGQYQKYTVSDGKYQREHFFGVHPKLMEMSRLLTDEHVRTIIRGGHDQEKIYAAYKAAVEHPGAPTVILAKTIKGYGLGEWGEGKNTAHQQKMIDEDGLRHLRTELGIPLSDDEVREAPYFRPSADSAEMEYIRERRESLGGYIPRRNVVNPGLPSAPTDEVFDEFKAGTDGREVSTTMVFTRMLSRLLREPEIGKLIVPIVPDEARTFGMEALFRQCGIYSHAGQLYEPVDIDTLLYYKEAQDGQILEEGITEAGSLSSFVAAGTAYSTHGVNTIPFFIFYSMFGLQRVGDLIWAAAEMRTRGFLLGGTAGRTTLNGEGLQHQDGQSHLLADPVPNLLTYDPAYAYELATIIKDGIRRMYVDQEDLFYYITVQNENYAMPSMPEGVEEGILKGMYRLSSLNGGTAKAHLFGSGSIINESLKAQEMLAEDFGVEADVWSVTSYKQLRRDAMEAERWNLLHPSEAPRVPYVTACLEDTGGVYVMASDYVRTLPDSIARWVPGPVVSLGTDGFGRSDSRPALRNFFEMDARFITLGTLNALARKGDLSPEVPERAMRKLEIDPEKANPLDV
- the trxA gene encoding thioredoxin, with product MNYEVSDFNKEVVEQSHTVPVLVDFWAEWCGPCKMLGPVIESLAERHWDRWKLVKVNTEEHTDIARQYGIQGIPNVKMFVDGEVRDEFTGALPEPMIEQWLRKALPSPHARQLEEALRLLEAGDRDASREMLEAVLAAEPDNEQAAVCLARTWLDEDPGQSLELLKPIEPGTEYHDSAVVLRTIAELFLHLDTPENLEDTPVRPVYVQAIEHLRREEYDLALQRFIEVLEKNRTYDDDGARRSCVAIFGMLGEDHPTTRQYRRAFSNALYA
- a CDS encoding cytidylate kinase-like family protein; the encoded protein is MSIITVAREYGSGGRDVARIVADRLGYDCVDKELIAETAHAAGVSEDVVEQLDEVGESPIRRFLGELFTPSTVYSLSPEYPPLIWPYVPGDDEGTKDPTSLKNTFLDRDEYLQILQDTIRSLADRQHVIIVGRGCQCILTDRKDVFHTLFVAPFEYRVDVIMDEMNLSRDRAAELIKEKDRQRSLYLQHNYHRDWKDPTLYHAVFNTSRTSWENMADIVIDFRRRLFGDDE